The following proteins come from a genomic window of Methanothermobacter thermautotrophicus:
- the nadA gene encoding quinolinate synthase — MLNQLQRDILRLKKEKNAIILAHNYQRREIQEIADFKGDSLELCVEASRIEGKDIVVFCGVDFMAETAYILNPDKKILIPDRGAECPMAHMLSAEDVRMARKRYPDAAVVLYVNTLAEAKAEADILCTSANAVRVVESLDEDLVLFGPDRNLAWYVQQHTDKTVIPIPEEGHCYVHKMFTAGDVMAAREKYPEAELLIHPECDPEVQELADHILSTGGMLRRVLESDGESFIIGTEVDMSTRISLESDKRTIPLLEEAICENMKLHTLEKVKNSLINEEFVVTVPDEIARRARRAVERMIEVSK, encoded by the coding sequence ATGTTAAATCAGCTGCAAAGAGATATTCTAAGGTTGAAGAAGGAGAAAAATGCAATTATACTCGCCCATAATTATCAGAGGAGAGAGATACAGGAGATTGCAGATTTTAAAGGGGATTCTCTTGAGCTCTGTGTTGAGGCATCCAGGATAGAGGGGAAGGATATTGTCGTCTTCTGTGGAGTAGACTTCATGGCCGAGACAGCCTACATACTTAACCCTGATAAGAAGATCCTGATACCTGACAGGGGCGCTGAGTGTCCCATGGCACACATGCTCAGTGCCGAGGACGTTAGGATGGCCAGGAAGAGGTACCCTGATGCCGCCGTTGTCCTCTATGTTAACACACTTGCAGAGGCGAAGGCCGAGGCTGATATCCTCTGTACATCAGCCAATGCCGTCAGGGTCGTTGAAAGCCTGGATGAAGACCTGGTTCTCTTCGGACCCGACAGGAACCTTGCATGGTACGTCCAGCAGCACACAGACAAAACCGTGATACCCATACCCGAGGAGGGACACTGCTATGTCCACAAGATGTTCACGGCCGGGGATGTTATGGCTGCAAGGGAAAAGTATCCCGAAGCCGAGCTCCTCATACACCCTGAATGTGACCCGGAGGTCCAGGAACTTGCTGATCACATTCTGAGCACCGGGGGAATGCTCCGCAGGGTCCTTGAATCAGATGGTGAGAGTTTCATAATCGGTACAGAGGTTGACATGAGCACCCGCATCAGCCTTGAATCGGACAAGAGGACTATACCCCTCCTTGAAGAGGCCATATGTGAGAACATGAAACTCCACACACTAGAGAAGGTTAAAAATTCCCTGATAAATGAGGAATTTGTTGTTACGGTTCCTGATGAAATCGCCAGAAGGGCCAGGAGGGCTGTTGAGAGGATGATCGAAGTATCAAAATAG
- a CDS encoding alpha/beta fold hydrolase, with protein MSGEDVFMDEVQPSYFKIREFQFDSGEKIRDAPVEYRTTVKPSSEDMDNAVIYIHGWSGDCSSVRRIAALTGPGGALEDFPIISISSLGSPGSASPSTTSMGKDFPEYTILDMVNFQRQFLNERFGIRRVKGVIGTSMGGFQALQWAVEYPDEMEFLMPLVTSWRVRGINYALFSYMNHLIEEDPELRASRRPERALSLASMLMYLHGLSREYYHGLDNAELESSMMDMGSEGSLMDPYDVIWRNRAAMKHDLSGKLERIRARTLIFGVNQDRYFPPELDVIPMAQLIPGAELVLFDSECGHLGVNEIGKYNELVASFIGGD; from the coding sequence GTGTCAGGGGAGGACGTATTCATGGATGAGGTCCAACCATCATACTTCAAAATCAGAGAATTCCAGTTTGATTCAGGAGAAAAAATCAGGGATGCCCCAGTTGAGTACAGAACAACAGTTAAACCATCCAGTGAGGATATGGATAATGCTGTCATATACATACATGGCTGGAGCGGGGACTGTTCATCGGTTAGGAGGATAGCCGCCCTCACAGGACCCGGAGGGGCCCTTGAGGACTTCCCCATAATCTCCATAAGCTCACTCGGATCACCCGGCTCAGCATCACCATCCACAACATCCATGGGGAAGGATTTCCCGGAGTACACCATCCTTGACATGGTCAACTTCCAGAGGCAGTTCCTGAATGAAAGATTCGGGATAAGGAGGGTTAAGGGTGTTATAGGCACATCCATGGGCGGCTTTCAGGCCCTCCAGTGGGCGGTGGAGTATCCTGATGAAATGGAGTTCCTCATGCCCCTTGTAACATCATGGCGGGTGCGGGGTATAAACTATGCACTCTTCAGCTACATGAACCACCTCATCGAGGAGGACCCTGAACTGAGGGCCAGCAGAAGGCCGGAGAGGGCCCTTTCCCTGGCATCGATGCTAATGTACCTACACGGACTCTCAAGGGAATACTATCATGGCCTTGATAACGCTGAACTGGAGTCATCAATGATGGATATGGGTTCTGAGGGGTCCCTCATGGACCCCTATGATGTTATCTGGAGAAACAGGGCCGCCATGAAACATGACCTCAGCGGAAAACTTGAGAGGATCAGGGCACGCACCCTCATATTCGGGGTGAACCAGGATCGTTACTTCCCACCTGAACTTGACGTAATCCCAATGGCTCAGCTAATACCTGGAGCAGAGCTTGTTCTCTTTGATTCAGAGTGCGGACACCTTGGGGTGAATGAGATAGGAAAATACAATGAGCTTGTAGCGTCCTTTATCGGCGGTGATTGA
- a CDS encoding HIT family protein → MVLVAVDELRKSPEGWNIRLKLMVPEEIRERAVDALADKFRDYYFSSGPYGVDVLVSFGITEPWEDETVHEVVETVVAELSLFIDEMGEFGVFEEYDFGEYLYEGDHWIVFLAPNQSNLGTCVVALKRNEKFLGNLRKDEWEEMLLIISELENAVKREFGATMFNWGVLLNSFYRDNTPPPHLHWHFIPRYRGKVTVNGETFDDPFFGYMRPRPPKRISGETLLEIGRKILRWIKI, encoded by the coding sequence ATGGTTCTTGTAGCTGTTGATGAACTCAGAAAATCCCCTGAAGGATGGAACATCAGACTTAAGCTGATGGTCCCCGAGGAAATTAGGGAGAGGGCTGTTGATGCCCTTGCAGATAAATTCAGGGACTACTATTTCTCTTCTGGTCCCTATGGAGTGGATGTCCTTGTTTCATTCGGGATAACTGAACCATGGGAGGATGAAACGGTTCATGAGGTTGTTGAAACAGTAGTGGCTGAACTCTCATTGTTTATAGATGAAATGGGAGAATTTGGTGTCTTTGAGGAATACGATTTTGGGGAGTACCTCTATGAGGGGGACCACTGGATTGTTTTCTTGGCACCCAACCAGAGCAACCTTGGCACATGTGTTGTTGCCCTTAAGAGGAATGAGAAATTCCTGGGGAACCTGAGGAAGGATGAATGGGAGGAAATGCTTCTCATAATATCTGAACTTGAGAATGCCGTGAAAAGGGAGTTCGGAGCAACCATGTTCAACTGGGGGGTCCTCCTAAACTCATTCTACCGGGATAACACCCCTCCACCCCATCTGCACTGGCATTTCATACCGAGGTACAGGGGGAAGGTCACAGTCAACGGTGAAACCTTCGATGACCCCTTCTTCGGCTACATGAGGCCCCGTCCACCAAAGAGGATATCCGGGGAAACCCTCCTTGAAATAGGTAGGAAGATCCTCAGATGGATAAAGATATGA
- a CDS encoding DUF362 domain-containing protein yields MASKVYFADLRARSADENKGSKIRKLFERVCGNIFSEDDVVAVKVHFGERGNDSFISPVLLRHIVDRVKDRSGKVFLTDTNTLYHGSRHDSVDHLVTAVMNGFDYSVVGAPLIIADGLHGGNERLVEVNQKHFDTVKIAGDIYESSGMVVVSHFKGHGMSGFGGALKNLAMGCATIHGKMEQHECAKPVIIGDCNLCGVCVEACPVEAINLTGDGARIDYDGCIACMNCMDSCPNEVYDLNWEDDIPIFIERMMEYSLGAIKGKEGKVAYFNFLTNITPDCDCVAWSDYPIVPDIGILASNDPVAMDAASYDLVNQQAGLMGSMLEKNFEEGADKFRGVWAKVDSGYQLVYAEEIGLGSRRYHLVRV; encoded by the coding sequence GTGGCATCTAAGGTTTACTTTGCAGACCTTAGGGCGAGGTCTGCTGATGAGAATAAGGGGAGTAAAATAAGGAAGCTCTTTGAGAGGGTATGTGGGAATATCTTCTCAGAGGATGATGTGGTGGCCGTGAAGGTCCACTTTGGGGAAAGGGGGAATGATTCTTTTATAAGTCCCGTTCTTTTAAGGCACATTGTCGATAGGGTTAAAGACAGATCAGGGAAGGTTTTTTTAACAGATACAAATACACTGTATCATGGTTCGAGGCATGATTCAGTTGATCACCTTGTTACCGCAGTAATGAATGGTTTTGACTATTCCGTTGTCGGGGCTCCACTTATAATCGCGGATGGACTCCATGGGGGGAATGAGAGGCTCGTGGAGGTGAATCAGAAGCATTTTGATACTGTGAAGATAGCTGGTGACATCTATGAATCCTCCGGGATGGTTGTGGTGTCCCATTTTAAGGGTCACGGGATGAGCGGTTTTGGAGGCGCCCTTAAAAACCTTGCGATGGGATGTGCAACGATCCACGGGAAAATGGAACAGCATGAGTGCGCAAAACCCGTAATAATAGGTGACTGTAACCTTTGCGGCGTCTGTGTGGAGGCGTGTCCGGTGGAGGCCATCAACCTCACCGGGGATGGTGCCAGGATAGACTATGATGGGTGCATAGCATGTATGAACTGCATGGACAGCTGCCCAAATGAGGTCTATGATCTTAACTGGGAGGATGATATACCGATCTTCATTGAGAGAATGATGGAATATTCACTTGGAGCCATTAAAGGTAAGGAGGGCAAGGTTGCATACTTCAATTTCCTTACAAACATAACACCTGACTGTGACTGCGTGGCCTGGAGTGATTATCCCATCGTACCGGATATAGGGATACTGGCCTCGAATGATCCCGTTGCAATGGATGCTGCAAGTTACGATCTTGTGAACCAGCAGGCGGGCCTCATGGGATCCATGCTTGAGAAGAATTTTGAGGAGGGAGCCGATAAGTTCAGGGGGGTCTGGGCCAAGGTTGATTCAGGTTACCAGCTGGTTTATGCCGAAGAGATTGGCCTTGGATCACGAAGGTACCATCTTGTGAGGGTATGA
- the nucS gene encoding endonuclease NucS — MKCKVSENPSIKEAYRLIEDGIRKRALVVILACCSASYEGRARSRLDAGERLIVIKPDGTFMVHQDRKVDPVNWQPPKSRSRVYIKRGRLYLESIRRDPEERLEVEIHEAHLVSYYLARDIHDLVVAGHENDMGNMIIMNPHLIEKGFRPVAREYAVGSGFIDILGKDENGSLMIIELKSRKAGVSAVKQLKRYVDEFMDDRVGVRGVLVAPSITHDAREMLEEEGLEFREIEPPRELRSNRGVTLDNFI; from the coding sequence ATGAAGTGCAAGGTATCTGAAAATCCGTCGATAAAGGAGGCCTACCGTTTAATAGAGGATGGTATAAGGAAAAGAGCCCTTGTGGTTATACTTGCCTGCTGCAGCGCATCCTATGAGGGTCGTGCGAGAAGCAGGCTTGATGCCGGTGAGAGGCTGATCGTCATAAAACCCGATGGGACCTTCATGGTGCACCAGGACCGTAAGGTGGACCCTGTTAACTGGCAGCCACCGAAATCAAGGTCAAGGGTCTACATCAAGAGGGGCCGCCTGTACCTTGAGAGCATCAGGAGGGACCCCGAGGAGCGCCTTGAGGTCGAGATCCATGAGGCCCACCTTGTATCCTATTACCTTGCAAGGGACATCCATGATCTCGTGGTTGCAGGTCATGAAAACGATATGGGTAACATGATCATCATGAACCCCCACCTCATCGAGAAGGGCTTCAGGCCCGTTGCAAGGGAGTATGCCGTCGGTTCAGGCTTCATTGACATCCTTGGAAAGGACGAGAATGGTTCCCTCATGATAATTGAACTTAAAAGCAGAAAAGCTGGTGTGAGTGCAGTTAAACAGCTAAAAAGGTACGTGGATGAGTTCATGGATGACAGGGTCGGTGTACGTGGTGTTCTGGTGGCCCCCTCAATAACACATGACGCCCGGGAGATGCTTGAGGAGGAGGGCCTTGAGTTCAGGGAGATCGAACCTCCAAGGGAGCTGAGATCAAACAGGGGCGTTACACTGGACAATTTCATTTAG
- a CDS encoding ferritin-like domain-containing protein: MILVDRKEIVELLNIDFRHELEATMMYTYNSFVIEDCDISRLTEAIAADEMRHMWWLADLITKRGGRPSMELGEVEYVGEDIKEGLERQIQKETEGIEEYERQIKIIDDEEVVGVLRHIVDEEKRHRKEFRERIERL, translated from the coding sequence GTGATTCTGGTGGACAGAAAAGAAATAGTGGAACTCCTCAACATTGATTTCAGGCATGAACTCGAGGCCACGATGATGTACACCTATAATTCCTTTGTCATCGAGGACTGCGATATAAGCCGCCTGACCGAGGCCATTGCAGCCGATGAGATGAGGCACATGTGGTGGCTGGCTGACCTCATAACAAAGAGGGGAGGTAGGCCATCCATGGAGCTTGGTGAGGTGGAGTATGTTGGTGAAGATATAAAGGAGGGCCTTGAGAGGCAGATCCAGAAGGAAACAGAGGGCATTGAAGAGTATGAGAGGCAGATTAAGATAATAGATGATGAGGAGGTTGTCGGTGTTTTAAGACACATTGTTGATGAGGAGAAGAGGCACAGAAAGGAGTTCAGGGAGCGTATAGAGCGACTGTAA
- a CDS encoding ferredoxin, which produces MYRLELDRTMCISCGNCIDSCPDLFEFADDGMSSIKGVEVSDIQALELEDPSCSEKAAGNCPVMCIKLYRDGEEVI; this is translated from the coding sequence ATGTACAGACTTGAACTGGATAGGACAATGTGCATATCATGCGGAAACTGCATCGACAGCTGCCCAGATCTATTTGAATTCGCGGATGATGGAATGTCATCCATTAAAGGGGTTGAAGTTTCTGATATCCAGGCACTTGAACTTGAGGATCCATCCTGCAGTGAAAAGGCTGCAGGTAACTGCCCGGTAATGTGCATAAAGCTTTACAGGGATGGGGAGGAGGTCATCTAA
- a CDS encoding right-handed parallel beta-helix repeat-containing protein produces the protein MGSGQIYTSIQAAIDNSSTLDGDVINVHGGTYHEDVTVNKKLIIQANNGDHVEINPANTAFALVNEGTGDGSGSTIRGFIINSPPHGVGVNISADNCKIENNRINGGKTGIAVSGCNTTILNNVISGPHENGIFANISQGFFTVSGNRILNMDGDGILCGVTVSTNGTLDSFNLSGNTLSNISTSDGAIFGLQLGKSKGAGGNPELANVVNLVVTGNIIDGLTAFSAIMGIEIVSDSANALISANDISNLHGSASSSVYALEAAIVGNGTVEISRNIISHIVAGQQAVGMVIVAMGDLKLEGNLVSGISEASASVAMLGLGLLNNATLKNNIASDITSPGVAAGIVGVALAHLEMIHNMVNGVNGTRDVSLVAAGFNTTRVTGNNIEGDGEGIGIVICSPSGTINYNRIASYEYYIQNFLFSNFGPSIDEMLKPLDDAIKKHPELEPILKPIRDDLDRLFHQLENSNTSACYNWYGTNSPDTAKFFPGNGTLNYYPWLVLNIDATPSIISQGGKSTLTATVYHDVAGGDHSKDAALFFSGPRVTFTTSLGNLGSKSITVPWTNGMAITVLRADEGPGTATVTASDYQLVQTTVTIRGYPGPANRTNTTTVVGMETTGSPVAGIIISILLVLGGLTSARRL, from the coding sequence GTGGGTTCAGGGCAGATCTACACCTCAATCCAGGCAGCAATTGATAATTCCAGTACCCTGGACGGTGACGTCATAAATGTGCACGGTGGAACCTATCATGAGGATGTTACCGTGAACAAAAAACTCATAATCCAGGCTAATAACGGCGATCATGTGGAAATAAACCCGGCTAACACAGCATTCGCCCTGGTAAACGAGGGTACTGGTGATGGCAGCGGAAGCACCATAAGGGGGTTCATAATAAACAGTCCTCCCCATGGTGTTGGGGTTAATATAAGTGCAGATAACTGTAAAATTGAAAATAACCGGATTAATGGTGGTAAAACAGGGATTGCTGTTTCGGGATGCAACACAACAATCCTAAATAACGTTATTTCTGGTCCCCATGAGAATGGCATATTTGCTAACATTTCCCAGGGTTTCTTCACGGTTTCAGGGAACCGAATATTGAATATGGATGGTGATGGAATCCTCTGTGGGGTTACTGTTTCAACGAACGGGACCTTAGACAGTTTTAATCTCAGTGGGAACACACTGTCAAATATAAGTACCTCTGATGGTGCCATATTCGGATTACAGCTTGGAAAAAGTAAGGGTGCAGGTGGAAACCCCGAACTGGCCAATGTGGTTAATCTGGTGGTTACCGGGAACATCATCGATGGTTTAACCGCCTTCAGTGCCATTATGGGGATTGAAATAGTCAGTGACAGCGCCAATGCCCTCATATCCGCTAATGATATCTCTAATCTACATGGTTCTGCCAGCAGTTCAGTCTATGCACTCGAAGCTGCCATAGTGGGAAACGGTACCGTTGAGATCTCCAGGAATATAATATCCCATATAGTGGCGGGGCAACAGGCAGTTGGTATGGTGATCGTTGCCATGGGTGACCTGAAACTGGAGGGTAACCTTGTCTCAGGTATCAGCGAAGCCAGCGCATCGGTGGCCATGTTAGGTCTGGGCCTTTTAAATAATGCGACCCTGAAAAATAACATTGCTTCAGATATCACCTCCCCGGGTGTGGCTGCAGGTATTGTGGGTGTTGCCCTTGCACATCTTGAAATGATCCATAACATGGTAAATGGAGTAAATGGAACCCGTGACGTTTCCCTGGTGGCTGCTGGCTTTAACACCACGAGGGTTACCGGTAACAACATAGAAGGGGACGGTGAAGGGATAGGTATTGTCATCTGCTCACCCAGCGGAACCATAAACTACAACCGCATCGCCAGTTACGAATATTACATCCAGAACTTTTTATTTTCCAACTTCGGGCCCAGCATCGATGAAATGCTTAAACCCCTTGATGATGCCATTAAAAAGCATCCAGAACTGGAGCCCATCCTGAAGCCCATAAGGGACGACCTGGACAGACTCTTTCATCAGCTGGAAAACAGTAACACCAGTGCCTGCTACAACTGGTATGGCACCAACAGTCCAGATACCGCTAAATTCTTCCCTGGCAATGGAACCCTGAATTATTATCCCTGGCTGGTTCTGAACATCGACGCCACTCCATCCATAATAAGCCAGGGTGGAAAGTCAACCCTTACCGCCACTGTCTACCATGATGTGGCTGGTGGTGATCACAGTAAGGATGCCGCACTCTTCTTCAGCGGCCCAAGGGTGACCTTCACAACCAGCCTGGGGAACCTGGGTAGTAAATCCATAACAGTCCCCTGGACCAACGGTATGGCCATTACGGTTTTAAGGGCTGATGAAGGTCCCGGTACTGCCACAGTAACCGCCTCAGACTACCAGCTCGTTCAAACCACTGTAACTATCCGGGGATATCCAGGTCCTGCTAACAGAACAAACACCACCACCGTCGTTGGGATGGAGACAACGGGTTCACCAGTTGCAGGGATCATAATATCCATTCTTCTGGTTCTTGGAGGCTTAACATCCGCCCGAAGACTTTAA
- a CDS encoding M48 family metallopeptidase, which yields MIKEFFIGTEISPAYYGELLDFIHRYYLIPGEFTDIRKEGLKISFRALRNDGVIYGEIIGGEDFKLVLEYPQNLEEWAHSIYEDIFTSIQVFEDALRQHTVYFAWVEGEEIIPEKPPTRRGMASRGIFGSSMLLVYVLFFGVNIILFIILGFYAVIAILLMQLGIIMLSDRIYARMGEWVITEDNPNVHIVQFQLPEDEFRFFIKTMGEDAIVRIKREIYDVSLANKRPPTCDDARRVLERHGFRCNPLYERSRTVNLYRIVERAALAFGIPVPEVVLANTMIANAAATGPSPGRGLVLVTTGLLVQLDDDEILAVIGHEMGHLVGRDPIILFSIVSAEFILRLTVLLPVVIISPILYIIVAMGIIFFVAKFFEARADLLSAMTLGKPEVLARALRKIGYQKLALEKRGSQRITGWTAWDPHPPIYFRINRLENLRDYRNIKSPLLQSAGDVIRGLKEALLSMFS from the coding sequence ATGATAAAGGAATTTTTCATAGGAACTGAGATATCGCCTGCATATTACGGGGAGCTACTTGATTTCATTCACCGTTACTACCTAATCCCCGGAGAATTCACTGACATCCGGAAAGAGGGCCTTAAGATATCATTCCGGGCTTTAAGGAATGATGGGGTGATCTACGGGGAGATTATCGGGGGTGAGGACTTTAAACTGGTCCTGGAGTACCCTCAGAATCTTGAGGAATGGGCCCACTCCATATATGAGGATATATTCACATCCATCCAGGTCTTTGAGGATGCCCTCAGGCAGCACACAGTATACTTTGCATGGGTTGAGGGGGAGGAAATAATCCCTGAAAAACCACCCACAAGGAGGGGAATGGCATCCAGGGGTATATTCGGAAGCAGCATGCTCCTGGTCTATGTCCTGTTCTTCGGGGTGAACATAATCCTCTTCATAATCCTCGGCTTCTATGCTGTTATCGCAATCCTCCTCATGCAGCTTGGAATAATCATGCTATCTGACAGGATATATGCACGGATGGGGGAGTGGGTCATCACAGAGGATAATCCAAACGTACACATAGTCCAGTTCCAGCTCCCAGAGGACGAATTCAGGTTCTTTATAAAAACAATGGGTGAAGATGCGATTGTCAGGATAAAAAGGGAGATATATGACGTTTCACTTGCAAATAAAAGGCCCCCAACATGTGATGACGCCAGGAGAGTCCTGGAAAGGCATGGATTCAGATGCAACCCCCTTTATGAGAGGTCAAGGACTGTGAACCTCTACAGAATAGTAGAAAGAGCTGCATTAGCATTCGGGATACCTGTACCAGAGGTTGTGCTTGCAAATACCATGATAGCAAACGCTGCAGCCACGGGTCCAAGTCCGGGAAGGGGCCTGGTACTTGTAACCACGGGCCTGCTTGTTCAGCTCGATGATGATGAGATCCTTGCAGTCATAGGACATGAGATGGGCCACCTTGTTGGACGGGACCCCATCATACTCTTCAGCATAGTCTCTGCCGAGTTCATACTGAGACTGACGGTACTCCTACCAGTGGTTATCATTTCACCCATCCTTTACATAATCGTTGCAATGGGCATAATATTCTTCGTGGCGAAGTTCTTTGAGGCCCGGGCTGACCTGCTATCTGCAATGACCCTAGGTAAACCTGAAGTACTGGCCAGGGCCCTCAGGAAGATAGGTTACCAGAAACTTGCCCTGGAGAAAAGGGGTTCACAGAGGATAACTGGCTGGACAGCATGGGATCCCCATCCACCCATATATTTCAGGATAAATCGTCTCGAAAACCTCAGGGATTACAGGAACATTAAGAGTCCACTTCTTCAATCTGCAGGGGATGTTATAAGGGGACTGAAGGAGGCCCTCCTCAGCATGTTCTCATGA
- a CDS encoding DUF5750 family protein has product MFYLKVKVEDFGFSEDKGLNYVRYRVSGLDEELTEKLIERLEEDTERDDGDLIITVFYEREYFPFGSEESKLRMEDFIAREEIEMMVFLSGVLED; this is encoded by the coding sequence GTGTTTTATTTGAAGGTTAAGGTTGAAGATTTTGGCTTCAGTGAAGATAAGGGCCTGAACTATGTACGTTACAGGGTATCCGGCCTTGATGAGGAACTCACCGAGAAGCTGATTGAGAGGCTTGAGGAGGACACTGAAAGGGATGATGGGGACCTCATCATAACGGTGTTCTATGAAAGGGAGTACTTCCCCTTTGGATCCGAGGAGTCAAAGCTTAGAATGGAGGACTTCATTGCAAGGGAGGAGATCGAGATGATGGTCTTCCTTTCCGGTGTCCTTGAGGACTGA
- a CDS encoding roadblock/LC7 domain-containing protein has product MDNTLQTCKEGEHLSGGFRIIEDIIGEILEIDGVEGVILIDGSGQIIYGAGSFSREVGSMAQVMAEASGKLINRAGQGEYRSAVMEFPGGKMVLLNDSHQLLVMADRRSNLGRIILLARKTMSRLSEPGMASELASLKTAIAPDRDEATVAQPEYTAVRVRSEISEVEDSDVSETLLSDAPADSAESEAMDDEDGMVARVPEGDREPLESPGIPEVKPPLSLPELRPLDVPDDPEGQIEVALTIYEHVLLAMSIGASKIMGVAPAGGMLRKSLPYSECPETLRDVNVLGSASLNFRRLRENIEASGHSLEKIKEDFERIIASITENYGRVMGYDAFRGMIRPEFKRIHRAYSAAMDELGITGTIHPELRKIWEE; this is encoded by the coding sequence GTGGATAACACACTGCAAACTTGTAAAGAAGGAGAACATCTAAGCGGGGGTTTTAGAATAATTGAAGATATAATTGGTGAAATCCTGGAAATTGATGGCGTTGAGGGGGTTATCCTAATAGATGGGTCAGGCCAGATCATCTACGGTGCTGGATCCTTCAGCAGGGAGGTGGGGTCAATGGCCCAGGTGATGGCCGAGGCCTCAGGTAAACTCATAAACCGGGCAGGTCAGGGGGAATACCGGTCTGCTGTGATGGAGTTCCCTGGCGGGAAGATGGTGCTCCTGAACGACAGCCACCAGCTACTTGTAATGGCTGATAGGAGATCCAATCTTGGGAGAATCATCCTTCTTGCAAGGAAGACCATGAGCAGGCTCTCAGAACCTGGCATGGCCAGTGAACTGGCTTCCCTGAAGACGGCCATTGCCCCTGATAGGGATGAGGCTACAGTTGCACAACCGGAATACACTGCTGTTAGAGTAAGGTCCGAAATCAGCGAGGTTGAAGATTCAGATGTATCTGAGACGCTCCTATCTGATGCTCCGGCAGATTCAGCTGAATCTGAGGCCATGGATGATGAAGATGGGATGGTCGCCAGGGTCCCTGAGGGTGACCGTGAACCCCTGGAATCACCCGGAATACCTGAGGTCAAACCTCCACTCTCACTACCTGAACTGAGACCCCTTGATGTCCCGGATGACCCGGAGGGACAGATTGAAGTCGCCCTCACCATCTACGAGCACGTACTCCTTGCAATGTCAATAGGGGCCAGCAAGATAATGGGAGTTGCCCCGGCAGGTGGGATGCTCAGAAAGTCCCTTCCATACAGCGAATGTCCTGAAACACTGCGGGACGTGAATGTGCTTGGAAGCGCGTCCCTGAACTTCAGGAGGCTGAGAGAGAACATTGAAGCCTCGGGTCACAGCCTCGAGAAGATTAAAGAGGACTTCGAGAGGATAATCGCGTCCATAACAGAAAATTATGGTCGTGTTATGGGATATGATGCATTCAGGGGGATGATAAGGCCAGAATTCAAGAGGATCCACCGGGCCTACAGTGCTGCCATGGATGAACTTGGAATAACAGGGACCATTCACCCTGAGCTGAGGAAGATCTGGGAGGAATGA